In Halothermothrix orenii H 168, the sequence GAGAATAGAAACACATAACGACGAAGAGGGCTGGTTCACAATCCTGGAAGAGGAAAAAGAGTTTGATTTATTAGAACTTCAGGGGGTTTCTGAATTAATCGGCAAAGACTATTTACCTGAAGGACACTACACTCAAATGAGGGTTTATGTCTCCAAAGCCCGGGTACAAGAATCTGGTAAAGATAGTACAGAACCTGTCGATATTCCTTCTGCAGATCAGACCGGTATTAAACTGGTCAACTCATTTACTGTTTCTCCAGACAAGGTTACCGTCCTGTTGCTTGATTTTGATGCCAGAAAGTCTCTAATTTATCCAAATAATAAATATAAACTTAAACCAACTATAAGGATTATTGAAAAAGTAATCTCAGGAGATATCCAGGGTAAGGTAGTTGACAGTAATGGTAATGGTATTGCTGAAGCAGCCATTACAGTTTATCACAATGATGAATTTACTGAAGAGGGGTATGTCACTTCTACCAATAGTGGTAATGAAGGTGGCTTTAAACTTCTCGGCCTCGTGGAAGGAACCTATGACCTTGAAATTACTGCCGACAACTATGATGAATCAACAATAATCGAAGATGTCCAGGTTACAGCCGGTGAGGTTACAACACTGGGTGAAATTGAGCTGACATCAAATCAAACTCAGACCAATTAGTTCAGTTCTATCTCAATTTAAAAAATAAATAACATCAAAAAAATCAATTATAACAGGTATAATAAAAATATTTAACAAAAAAGGAGAGGGATTTACCCTCTCCTTTTCATAATTATTACTCACCCTCTCCCTTTACTCCTTTTCCAGAACAATGGTAGTATAAGCAGGGATAGTATACATAAGTTTATTATTATCTTCAACAGGGGTAATTTCCTTATCACCTGAATTAAACAATAAGGTCCAGTTACCACTAGCCACTTTTATTTTAACCGGTCTGTTTACCAGGTTATGGTAGACATATAAATCCCTCTTATCATTATATCTTCTAAATGCAACTACATTTAATCCTCCATTTATAATCTCAATCTTACCGGTATAAAAGACAGGATTTTCGTTCCGGAAATGGATTAACCTCCTGTAGTGATTTAAGAGGGAATCGAGATTCTTTTCTTCCTGTTCAACAGAAGTAAAGCCATCATTATACATGGCTGGCTCCCAGTATGTTTCTCCCTCCCCGGATCCATTATACCACTGGAAGGGCTCCCTGATAACTTCATGGGGCCCCTGCCCCCTCATACCGATTTCTTCACCATAGTAAATAAAGGGATTACCAGGCAAGGTCAAATAAATACTGGCAGCAACCCTGGCCTTATTACGATCCTGCCCAAGCTGGTCCAAAATCCGGTTCTGATCATGGTTGGTCAGGAAGGGAGCATCGATATAATTCCCAAATCCAACCTCCCTGTCATATACCCCGTAAATATGTTTTGCCTTTTTATTAAAACCAAAGGGAAATCCAGCTTTAGCCGTAGCGATAACTGCCTCTGCCAGTTTAAAGTTAAAGGTAGAATCAAAACCATATTTGAAGTAAGGAGCTACCGTTTCCGAAATATCCCAGACCTCACCCACCAGGTAAACGGGTTTTACCTCTTCAATTTCCTGACGGAACTTCTCCCACCAGGTAAAGTTTTTATCATACTGGGCCGGTGGGAAGATATGCATGGCTCCATCAAGCCTGAAACCATCAACCCCCTGTTTTAACCAGTATTTTGCTATCTCAATAACCTTTTCCTGAACTTCAGGGTTATTATAGTTTAAATCAGGCATGCCACTCCAGAAATACCCATAATACATACCGGTCGGGGAATGATGCCAGACCCGGCCTCCATCTAACTTGGTTTCTTTGGTATCGGTATCGGGGCCAGCCCAGACATAATAATCCCTGTATTCACTATTCTTATCCCGGGAAGCCTTGAGAAACCAGGGATGTCTTTCACTGGTATGATTGATGGGTAAATCAATTATAACCTTGATTCCCCTTTGATGGGCAGCCTCAACAAGCTTATGGAAGTCTTCCAGAGTCCCGTAGTCAGGATTAATCTTATAATAATCGGTTACATCATAGCCATGATAGGAGGGAGATTTAAAGATAGGCATTAACCAGATACCATTAACCCCCAGATCAGCAATGGTTTCAGGGTCTCCATCATTAAGATAATCCAGTTTTTCTATTATACCTTTCAAATCCCCTATTCCGTCACCATCAGAGTCATAAAAAGACCTGACAAAAATTTCATAATATGTACCATGTTTTTCGAAATCGTTTGCATAAACAGGAAAAACAGATATAAATACCAGTAAGGTAACAAACATGAAGAAAGACAAGCGTTTTAGCTTCACATATCTCACATCCTTTTACTAAATATTTTCAGATTTAATATTATTATAACGGAATTTATCGAAAATTTCAATAAATTATATAATCCAGCCTACCACTGGACTATATACCCCTGTCAATAAATAACCAGGGGCAGATAATACGCTCCAGCAGGTCTATCAACAGAAACAGGGAGAGGCCAAGAAGGCTTAAAATTAAAATCCCGGCATACATTTCAGTATAGTTGACCCTGGTCCAGCAATCCATAATAAAGTACCCCAGTCCCCTGAAAGTAGCAAAGGTTTCGGTCAGGAAAAGGACAGCTATAGCTGTACCAATACTTATTCTGGTAGCCGTAAAAATTTTAGGGAAAGTGGCTGGAATTATTACTTCCCGGTATATCTGCATACTCCCTGCCCCCAGGGATTTAACCGAAATAATAAGCTCAGGATCAATATTTTTGGCAGCATCTCTGGTGGTCACTACTATCTGGAAGAATACTATAAAGGCAATCAAGAATATTTTTGACATATTCCCCAGGCCCAGGAAAAGCAAAACCAGAGGCAAAAAAGCAATTTTGGGGACAGGGTAACCCAGGTAGATTACAGGGCTCAATACCTTATCCAGCTCCTTGTTTCTACCGAGTAATAACCCCACCGGAACACCTGTTAACAGACCGAATAATAGACCATAGCCAACCCTGTAAAGGCTAACCCCCAGATGAGTTAACAATATACTTCTCTGTTTAACCAAAACGGAGACAACCTCAAAGGGTGAAGGTAGAACCGGAGAATTAAGCAGGATTGATGCCATATACCATATTATAAAAAGTACAACAATCACTAATAGATATCTTAGCAGTTTCAATTTATAAACCCTCCTTCAAAAGGGCCCGTAGTCGGCCACACTGTTTATAAAAAGACGGGTCATTTCTCCAGTCTTCACGGGCAAAATGAGGGTTATCGATAACTGTTACTATCCTCCCCGGGGGTGATGACATAACTACAATCTTCTGTCCCAAAAAAACCGCTTCTTCGATACTGTGGGTGACCAGAAAGGCTGTCAGGCTATATTTCTTCCAGACCTTTAAAAAGAGGTCTTGAATTTCCTCCCTTGTCAGGGCATCCAGGGAAGAAAAAGGCTCATCCATTAATAACAACCGGGGCCTCAGGCTTAAGGCCCTTCCAATGGCAACCCGCTGTCGCTGTCCCCCGCTCAACTGCCTGGGGTAACAGTCCTTATAGTCCCCCAGCTTTAATTCGGACAGTATCCTGTCGACCCTGTCTTCAATCTCCCCTGACCTAACCCCCCTCAATTTCAAACCGAGAGCAATATTGTTCCAGGTCGTCTTCCACGGTAAAAGGCCGTATTCCTGGAGAATAATTGCCACATCTCTTCTCTGGCCCCGGACCGGGGAACCATCAATAAAAATGGTACCCCGGTCCGGATTTAAAATCCCGGCCAGAAGGTATATCAGGGTAGTTTTTCCACAACCTGACGGCCCGATCAAAGCACAGGTAGTTCCCTCGGGAATCATCAGGTTAATATTATCCAGGACCTTTATTTGTCCGCCATTGTGGTTATATGAAAAAGAGAGGTGTTCAACTCTGACCATATTTACTCCTCCACCTTAAGTTAGTGAACTGATGTGTTTTTTACAAAAAAATCGGTCACCAAATCCTGATATTTAACCTTGTCCTTTAAAAGCCCTTTCTCTTCCATCCATTCCATAACTCCGTCTACCATTTCCCGGGTTGGCAGGGCCGGCTTATGGTAATGGGGAAATTTAAAAACATCCCGAACCCTGGCAGGGAACCCCCCTTTTTCTACCAGAAGGGAGCGGTAAGCTTCAGGGTTGGAATTTATTCTTTCAACAGCCTGTCGGTAAGCCCTGTAGAAGGCTTTGATTTCGTCAGTTTTTTCGTTTATAGCCCCTTCATTAAAAAGAATTACAACCGGTACTCCCCCGGCCAGTTCATCACTTGTTGCCAGAACTTTTGCCCCCTTTTTATGGGCCAGAGTAGCCAGGGGTTCAGGCAGGGTAGCAGCTGCGACCTGACCGGCATTTAGCATCTGGAGCCTGACCGGAATTTTGGGGATAGCAACCCTGTTTATCTCTTCAGAATCGACCCCGTGTTCAGTTAATAACCGGTCGGTAATATATTCAATTATTGTATTCCGGGACATGGCCACTGGTTTACCCCTGAGATCCTTAACCCCGCTTGCTTCCATCTTACCTGAAGATAGAAGTAAAAAACGATTGTTAATATGAGAAGTAATTTTAATCTTATGACCATTGGAAACAGCAAAAACAGCCGCCAGTACATCAGAGATAGTTCCATCAATAACCCCGGCCTGAAGGGCACTATCCCGTTCCAGGGCATTAGTAAAGTTGACCAGCTCAATATCATAACCGGCAGCCCCAAAAAAACCTTCTTCCCGGGCTACCAGAAAAGGAAGGGCTGTGTCATCAGGCAGGATTCCAAACCGGATTTTTGCCCCGGCTGGCAAAGTAAAAATGCCTGTCAGTAAAAAGATACTTAATAGATATAACGACAATTTTTTAAACATGTTTTTAAACATGGTTCCATAACCCTCCTCTAGTCAAGGCCAGCTTCTTTTTCTACTTCATTCAGGACTTCATCGAGGGTAGCAATAACCTGCTCCACATCTTTTTTATTAATAATCAAAGGAGGCTGGAAGGCGAGAACATTCCGGGAAGGACCATTTTTACCAATTAAAATACCGCGGTCCTTCATCTTTTCAAGAACCAGATCTGTTTCATCAGGGGCAGGCTCTTTATTTTCTTTTACCAGCTCTGCTCCCAGCATGAGACCCAGACCCCGGACATCACCAATTATCCTGTGTCTTTTGGCCAGGTTTTCCAGACCATTTTTAAAATATAAACCAACTTCAGCTGCATTTTCTGTCAGTTTTTCCTCTTCGATAACCTTCAGTGTAGCCAGACCGGCTGTAGCGCTTACTGGGTTTCCTCCCAGGGTTGAAGCCCCGGGGCGGGTATAGACATCAGCAACCTCTTCAGTGGCTGTAAAAGCACCAATGGGGACACCATTACCGAGGGCCTTGGCCATGGTCATAATATCAGGGGTAACCCCCCAGTTTTCAATGGCAAACATTTTACCGGTCCGCCCAAACCCGGTCTGAACTTCATCAATTATTAATAACGCCCCATATTCATCGAGGATATCCCTGACGACTTTAAAGTACTCCGGGGGTGGGGTAATTATACCACCGTTACCCTGAATCGGTTCAGCAATCAGGGCTGCCACCTGTTTTGAAGTTGAAGTTTCAATTACATCCCTTATGGCCCGGGCACATTTGAGGTCACACCCCGGGTATTCAAGTCCATAAGGACAACGATAGCAGTATGCATCAGGGGCAAAACTTATTCCACCGGCCGGGTTGGGGTCTGTTCTCCAGAAAGATAACCCGGTAATACTCATGGTTAAATGAGTTCTACCATGAAGCCCCTGCTTTAAGGCAATATACTCAGAATTCCCCGTATACAACTTGGCCAGGAGTAAAGCACCCTCATTGGCTTCAGTACCACTATTGACAAAAAAGCTCTTCTTTAAGTTGCCGGGTGTAACTTCAGCCAATTTCTCAGCCAGGTCAACAATAGGCTGGTTCAAATAAATAGTACAGGTGTGCTGCAAGGTCTTAACCTGCTCACAGACCCTGTCTGTAATTTCAGGGTGACAGTGACCGGCGTTCATCACCGAAACCCCGGCAAAAAGATCTAAATACTCTTTACCTGCCTGGTCATAAAAATATTTTCCTTTAGCCCTCACCAGCTGCATTGGGTTTTTATAAAAATGGTAAACACAGGGAATCAGATACTCCTTTTTCTTGTCAATTATGGCATCGGGACCAATATAATTTTTCTCACCCACATTACCCCTCCTTTTAATTTTTAAGCAAATTTTTTAAAACAAACTATCATAACAGTTTTGTGGATTAAGTACCGGTCCCCAGGACCCCTTTCTCGTAGGCTGCCAGGGTATAACCGGTATCACTTAACCCCTTAAGCTCATTATATAACGATGTTTTTTCCTGTGACCAGCGACCATTTTTAATAGCTATAAAGGCCCGTTTATAGATATCAACTACAGCCTCTACCTTTGCAGCATTATAAAGTCCGGCCTCAATCCTGAAACTCTTTATACCTGATAATAATATTCTATCCAGAAATGGGAGGAGAGCAAGCTCTTTACTGAGATAAAGATGGGTCCGGCAATACTGATCGGTCATAACAGGGTAAACCCTCTTTTTATCATTGACAAGTCCATATCTCTCACCCCGACAGGGGGCAGAACACTGATCCTCCGGAGTCTTCCCTTCCAGAAGTTCAGAAAGGAGACAGTGGTCAGATACCATAAAGGGAAGATGGCCATGACCGATAAGCTCGAGGTCCATATCTGTACCTGAAGCCATCTTTAAAATCTGCTTCAGGGAAGATTCCAGTTGATTTGTAACCTGAACCACCCCGGATTCTTTTAAAATACTGAGAGCCCTGGTGTTAAACGCATTAACTCCAAAATCTGCCATAACCCTGGTATCAAAATACTCATTCAGGGCTCTGATCATCCCCAGGTTACCGGCCATAACTCCACCGGTTTGCTCCAGATCTAATCCCTTCAACAACTCAATATATTCTTCCATTTCATCAGAGAAAGTAATTCTGGGGGTAGTTACTACCACTTCCACCCCTGCTTTTTCGGCTTTATCAAGGACCTTGTTTATAACCTCCTGGCCACAGGGAGGTTTCCAGGACGGAGTTTCACCACCTATATAGATGCGGTCTACCCCTGACTTTAAAGCAGCTTCAGCCTCCTCAAGACCGTTAACCTTAATCGATAGCAAAGGAAGGGCCACAACCTCCTTTGCCCCTGAACTATAATCCGTGGGGTTATCTATATCCAGTTTAAGATCCATATCAAGATCCATGTCAGGATTTAATTTTTTCTCCTCCCGGGCTTCACTAAAAAACTTGGGTTCCCTCTCCCCGGTATAACCGATTCCATCTGACCCCGGATTCTTAAGGGCAAAACAGGTACTGAAATCCCGGACCCGGTGATCATAGAGGTCACGGTAAATATCCTCATCAACCGTATAACCCACCGGATCATCAAGGTACCTGTCGATAGCTGTCCGGTAAGCAGATACAATTCTCTTAAGCTGACTGGCCGGCTTCATTCTGCCCTCTATCTTAAAGGAGACAATTCCCGACCTGATCAACTGGGGTATATGCCGGAAAACACACATATCCTTTACCGCCAGGAAGTAAGGACCGTCAGCCTTAACCTCTACCCCCTCTTCAAAATAACCGTTTTTATACCGGGCCAGGCTATAGGGCCAGCGACAGGGCTTTAGACAACGCCCCCTGTTGCTGCTGTTCCCAAAAACCATACCACTCAATAAACACTGCCCACTCTGAGAAAAACACATATCTCCATGTATAAAATATTCATATTCAAAGCCGGTTTCCCGGGTCATATGCCTCACCTGGTCAAAGGATAATTCCCGGCTAACTATAAACCTTCTGACTCCATGGTCATGTAAATACCGGGCCATATCTATGTTATGAACATTCATCATTACACTGGAGTGTACAGGAACCTCAAGCCCCAGCTC encodes:
- a CDS encoding DUF4382 domain-containing protein, translating into MSFKRVLLTLLTLTMILGLTACDNLSFFGKETGEIQLLLTDAPADNVEKLLVTISRIETHNDEEGWFTILEEEKEFDLLELQGVSELIGKDYLPEGHYTQMRVYVSKARVQESGKDSTEPVDIPSADQTGIKLVNSFTVSPDKVTVLLLDFDARKSLIYPNNKYKLKPTIRIIEKVISGDIQGKVVDSNGNGIAEAAITVYHNDEFTEEGYVTSTNSGNEGGFKLLGLVEGTYDLEITADNYDESTIIEDVQVTAGEVTTLGEIELTSNQTQTN
- a CDS encoding alpha-amylase family glycosyl hydrolase — translated: MKLKRLSFFMFVTLLVFISVFPVYANDFEKHGTYYEIFVRSFYDSDGDGIGDLKGIIEKLDYLNDGDPETIADLGVNGIWLMPIFKSPSYHGYDVTDYYKINPDYGTLEDFHKLVEAAHQRGIKVIIDLPINHTSERHPWFLKASRDKNSEYRDYYVWAGPDTDTKETKLDGGRVWHHSPTGMYYGYFWSGMPDLNYNNPEVQEKVIEIAKYWLKQGVDGFRLDGAMHIFPPAQYDKNFTWWEKFRQEIEEVKPVYLVGEVWDISETVAPYFKYGFDSTFNFKLAEAVIATAKAGFPFGFNKKAKHIYGVYDREVGFGNYIDAPFLTNHDQNRILDQLGQDRNKARVAASIYLTLPGNPFIYYGEEIGMRGQGPHEVIREPFQWYNGSGEGETYWEPAMYNDGFTSVEQEEKNLDSLLNHYRRLIHFRNENPVFYTGKIEIINGGLNVVAFRRYNDKRDLYVYHNLVNRPVKIKVASGNWTLLFNSGDKEITPVEDNNKLMYTIPAYTTIVLEKE
- a CDS encoding ABC transporter permease, whose amino-acid sequence is MKLLRYLLVIVVLFIIWYMASILLNSPVLPSPFEVVSVLVKQRSILLTHLGVSLYRVGYGLLFGLLTGVPVGLLLGRNKELDKVLSPVIYLGYPVPKIAFLPLVLLFLGLGNMSKIFLIAFIVFFQIVVTTRDAAKNIDPELIISVKSLGAGSMQIYREVIIPATFPKIFTATRISIGTAIAVLFLTETFATFRGLGYFIMDCWTRVNYTEMYAGILILSLLGLSLFLLIDLLERIICPWLFIDRGI
- a CDS encoding ABC transporter ATP-binding protein, coding for MVRVEHLSFSYNHNGGQIKVLDNINLMIPEGTTCALIGPSGCGKTTLIYLLAGILNPDRGTIFIDGSPVRGQRRDVAIILQEYGLLPWKTTWNNIALGLKLRGVRSGEIEDRVDRILSELKLGDYKDCYPRQLSGGQRQRVAIGRALSLRPRLLLMDEPFSSLDALTREEIQDLFLKVWKKYSLTAFLVTHSIEEAVFLGQKIVVMSSPPGRIVTVIDNPHFAREDWRNDPSFYKQCGRLRALLKEGL
- a CDS encoding ABC transporter substrate-binding protein; protein product: MFKNMFKKLSLYLLSIFLLTGIFTLPAGAKIRFGILPDDTALPFLVAREEGFFGAAGYDIELVNFTNALERDSALQAGVIDGTISDVLAAVFAVSNGHKIKITSHINNRFLLLSSGKMEASGVKDLRGKPVAMSRNTIIEYITDRLLTEHGVDSEEINRVAIPKIPVRLQMLNAGQVAAATLPEPLATLAHKKGAKVLATSDELAGGVPVVILFNEGAINEKTDEIKAFYRAYRQAVERINSNPEAYRSLLVEKGGFPARVRDVFKFPHYHKPALPTREMVDGVMEWMEEKGLLKDKVKYQDLVTDFFVKNTSVH
- a CDS encoding aspartate aminotransferase family protein, giving the protein MGEKNYIGPDAIIDKKKEYLIPCVYHFYKNPMQLVRAKGKYFYDQAGKEYLDLFAGVSVMNAGHCHPEITDRVCEQVKTLQHTCTIYLNQPIVDLAEKLAEVTPGNLKKSFFVNSGTEANEGALLLAKLYTGNSEYIALKQGLHGRTHLTMSITGLSFWRTDPNPAGGISFAPDAYCYRCPYGLEYPGCDLKCARAIRDVIETSTSKQVAALIAEPIQGNGGIITPPPEYFKVVRDILDEYGALLIIDEVQTGFGRTGKMFAIENWGVTPDIMTMAKALGNGVPIGAFTATEEVADVYTRPGASTLGGNPVSATAGLATLKVIEEEKLTENAAEVGLYFKNGLENLAKRHRIIGDVRGLGLMLGAELVKENKEPAPDETDLVLEKMKDRGILIGKNGPSRNVLAFQPPLIINKKDVEQVIATLDEVLNEVEKEAGLD
- a CDS encoding peptidase U32 family protein; protein product: MMINNVELLAPAGKWEALETVIEAGADAVYLGGKKHNMRLLRTGFNFSNEELKEAVNLAHSRGVKIYVTVNNLQGDEELDEIAPYLQYLAEIEVDAFIVQDLGLLYLINELGLEVPVHSSVMMNVHNIDMARYLHDHGVRRFIVSRELSFDQVRHMTRETGFEYEYFIHGDMCFSQSGQCLLSGMVFGNSSNRGRCLKPCRWPYSLARYKNGYFEEGVEVKADGPYFLAVKDMCVFRHIPQLIRSGIVSFKIEGRMKPASQLKRIVSAYRTAIDRYLDDPVGYTVDEDIYRDLYDHRVRDFSTCFALKNPGSDGIGYTGEREPKFFSEAREEKKLNPDMDLDMDLKLDIDNPTDYSSGAKEVVALPLLSIKVNGLEEAEAALKSGVDRIYIGGETPSWKPPCGQEVINKVLDKAEKAGVEVVVTTPRITFSDEMEEYIELLKGLDLEQTGGVMAGNLGMIRALNEYFDTRVMADFGVNAFNTRALSILKESGVVQVTNQLESSLKQILKMASGTDMDLELIGHGHLPFMVSDHCLLSELLEGKTPEDQCSAPCRGERYGLVNDKKRVYPVMTDQYCRTHLYLSKELALLPFLDRILLSGIKSFRIEAGLYNAAKVEAVVDIYKRAFIAIKNGRWSQEKTSLYNELKGLSDTGYTLAAYEKGVLGTGT